The DNA region GTGAACCTGGCGCAGACGGCGACCCAGCTCGGGGCGAAGGTGGTGAATTATGTACGCTGTGACGGGTTGATGAAGGATGAGCGGGGCCTTGTGATCGGAGCGAGGGCTACGGATTTGGAGAACGGCGAGTCGTTTGAAATTGCGGCGCGTTGTGTGATCAACGCGACGGGTGTGTTTACCGATTCGGTGCGCCGGATGGAAAAGGAGGAGGTGACACCGATGGTCGCTGCCAGCCAAGGGATCCACATCGTGTTGCCTCGCGATTTTCTGCCGGGGGACTCGGCAATCATGATCCCCAAGACGGATGATGGCCGCGTTTTGTTTGCCGTGCCTTGGCACGATTGCGTGGTGGTGGGGACGACGGATACTCCGATGCGTGATGTGAGCTTGGAACCGCGGGCGCTACCGGAGGAGGTGGAGTTCATCATGACTCACGCGGCGAAGTATCTTACCAAGGACCCGCAACCGGAGGATGTGCTTAGTGTGTTTGCCGGGTTGCGTCCGTTGGTGCGGCCGAGTGGCGATGCGTCGAACACAGCGGAGATTTCCCGCGATCATACGATTGTCGTGAGCGAGGGTGGTTTGGTTACGGTGTGTGGTGGGAAATGGACGACCTACCGTAAGATGGCGGAAGATGTGATTGATCAGGCAATGCTAGTGGCTGGTGTGGATGAGCGGCCGTGTGAGACGGTGCATTTGCAGATTCACGGCTGGACGCACCAGCGGATAGATGACGGACATTTAGCGGTTTATGGGGCGGATGCTGAGGCGATTCGTCGCATGCGTGCCGGCGGTCGGGTGCATCCGAAGTTGAGCCTGACGCTTGGTGAGGTGCGTTGGCATGCGCGACATGAAATGGCGCGCACGGTGGAGGATGTGTTGGCGCGGCGACATCGGGCATTGTTGCTCGATGCGAAGTCAGCCCGCGAATCCGCCGTGGTGGTGGCGCGGGTGCTGGCGCATGAGTTGGAAAAAGACCAAGAGTGGCAGGACGCGCAGGTCGAGGCCTTCCGTGAACTCGCGGCTGGTTATTTGCTGTGATGCTGCGGTGTGTCGAATGCGACGTTGAACTCGGCGGCAGCCGCGCCAAGGCGACGGTCACGCGTCCAGAGCAGGACTCCGGGGGCGGCAATGACCGACGCTAGAATCAGCAGATCATTCCATTGTAGACCACGACCATAGAGCTGGTGGTGGTTGATGAATGTCAGCGTTTCGTGAAAACTTGCCGAGCGCATTTGGGGCAGTTGTTGGAGATCTGCCAGAGTTTGTCTCCGTTTGGGGAGGTTGCCAACCGCCAGCTCACCGATGACCAGAGTGTGAGTGAGCAAGAGATCATACTCCAGCAAGTGCGCGAGCGTGGAGTCGCCGCCTGAGAAGAAGTCACACCAGATGTTGGTGTCGGCGAGGACGCGGTTCATGGGTTCTCAGACGGGTAGTTCTGGGGATCATCAGCGACGCAGATTGGCATGGAGCGCTGGTCCCTTGGGGGGACGGTAAATCCGGGCGCGGATCCGGCGAGCGCTTGCAGACGCTTGCGGCTCTCTGCTGCGACCAGAGCTTTTAGGGCAGCGTTGATGACAGGCGATGCGGACGATTCCCCCGTGATCTTGGCGGCTTCAGCGAACAGCTCGTCATCAATGGTGACTGTGGTTCTCATGGTGCATCAATGATGCGTCTTTTGATGCTGCTATGTCAATCCGCGCTCTGGGCGGGTTGCGGAATTGCGAAGTCAGCCAATGGGATCTTTTGGAAGGTCATGTCCGCGACCGATGATTCGTAGACGATGCCGATGGTTTGGGCGTCGATCATGACGAGGCTGGAGTAGCCGTAGCCGCGTCCTTCGTCGAGTAGGATGTGACGTTGCTGGGGCCAGCTTTTGCCGTCGTCTAAGCTGAGCTGGATGGTCATGTTCCGGCGGTGGTGCTTATCCCGTGGGTTGGAGAAGAGGAGGACGTGGCGGCCGTCGGGGAGAGTGGTGCTGATGAGGCTGGCCATGCAGACGGGTTCGGGGAGCAGGCCGTGATCGGCGGAGTGCTTTTGCCAGGTTTCCCCAAGGTCGCGTGTGGTGGCGACGGCGCGGCCATTGGTGTGGTCTTTGAGGTGTCGGTTGCGGTTGTCGCGCATACTGAGCATCAGGCTGCCGTCTGAGAGTTGGGCTACGGCGCACTCGGTCGTGTTTGTGCGTGCGGGGGAAGAGACGTGCCAGGTTTTACCCCGATCTTTGCTCCAGGTGATGTTGGAGAATGGGTGGCCATTGGCGTCGCGACCCTGAGTGGGGATGACCAACGTGCCGTTGCTCATGGTGATGCCATTGCCCGGGGCGGGGGCGAAGAGGTACCAAGCCGGGTCTTTGATGGACTGGGTCCAGTTTTCGGGTTGCGACCATGTGCGGCCGTGATCGGACGAGCGGACGGCCATGAACTGAGTGGAGACACCAATTTCGTGGCCGGGTTCCGAGCCCTTGCCGACCCACTGGTGGGTGTTGGGCTTGCCGTGGGTCCAGCAGGCGGTGACGATGATCTCGCCGGTCTGGGTGTCGACGAGGATACCGGGATCCGAGCAGCCGTTCTCCTTCTGCGGTTTGCCGCCGTACTCGCCCATGTCCATGATCGGAACGGGAGGTGCCCAGGTCTGGCCGCCGTCGGTCGAGCGAGACAGTCCGATGTCCATGTGTTCCTGCAGGTCGCGTGCGCTGTTGTAGCGCATGTCATAGACGGCGAGCAGTGAGCCGTCGTTCGCTTTGGTGAGGGCGGGGATGCGGAAGGTGTGACAGTTGTGCTGGCCTTGTTTGTGAATGGCGTAGGCCAGGCGCATCGGGGATGGGGAGGTGGACGGCGGGCTCATGGTGCGGCCATCTTCCAGCGCGACGGATTCCACGGTGACTGTAACCTGGTGCATGAGGTCGGCGCCCGGGGTGATCTGAACGGCGAGCCAGAAGTGGTTGGATCCTTGCTTCAAGGGTAGATTGGCAGCGAGCGTGGTTGTCGATTGAATGTCGGATGAGACGGTAGTCGGTTGGTCGGTTCTGCGTTGGTTGGCGCTGGTGTTGCGGAAGAGTGTGAGCTTGCGGATGTCTTTGGTGTCCGTGGTGCCGGCGAACGAGAGCCGCACGCTTTTCAGCGTGGTGGCTTCTTTGACCCGAATGTTCAAGTCGAGCAGCGCCAGGTCCGAGCCGTCGTTGAGCAATGGGATGATGGATTGGTCGACAATGACTTCATTGCTGGGGTGGCGCAGTGATCCGCTGACGGTCAGTGCCATCACATCCATGCGGTTGCGCAGCGGGCGGATGGTGAGGTGGTCGACGGGGCCGGTGAGCTTGTCGGTGGTGAATACCTCCCGACCATCTAGCGAGAACGAGGTGCGGTTGTCCGCGTCGCGGCGGACGTTGAAGGCGAATGCTTTGTTTGCC from Sulfuriroseicoccus oceanibius includes:
- a CDS encoding glycerol-3-phosphate dehydrogenase/oxidase; amino-acid sequence: MNRDDALHGIRGATAPVDFCIIGGGATGLGAAVDAAARGYSVVLVEQSDFAKGTSSRSTKLVHGGVRYLQQGNVGLVLEALRERGRLAKNAPHLVTDQAFVIPNYKWWEGPFYGVGMKVYDGMAGKLGLGPSKWLSKEETLERIPTIETDGLDGGVIYHDGQFDDARLAVNLAQTATQLGAKVVNYVRCDGLMKDERGLVIGARATDLENGESFEIAARCVINATGVFTDSVRRMEKEEVTPMVAASQGIHIVLPRDFLPGDSAIMIPKTDDGRVLFAVPWHDCVVVGTTDTPMRDVSLEPRALPEEVEFIMTHAAKYLTKDPQPEDVLSVFAGLRPLVRPSGDASNTAEISRDHTIVVSEGGLVTVCGGKWTTYRKMAEDVIDQAMLVAGVDERPCETVHLQIHGWTHQRIDDGHLAVYGADAEAIRRMRAGGRVHPKLSLTLGEVRWHARHEMARTVEDVLARRHRALLLDAKSARESAVVVARVLAHELEKDQEWQDAQVEAFRELAAGYLL
- a CDS encoding type II toxin-antitoxin system VapC family toxin; the encoded protein is MNRVLADTNIWCDFFSGGDSTLAHLLEYDLLLTHTLVIGELAVGNLPKRRQTLADLQQLPQMRSASFHETLTFINHHQLYGRGLQWNDLLILASVIAAPGVLLWTRDRRLGAAAAEFNVAFDTPQHHSK
- a CDS encoding type II toxin-antitoxin system VapB family antitoxin — its product is MRTTVTIDDELFAEAAKITGESSASPVINAALKALVAAESRKRLQALAGSAPGFTVPPRDQRSMPICVADDPQNYPSENP
- a CDS encoding sialidase family protein yields the protein MIRLLLPLLTLLVAFTSSASSGTWSLDKAIVGATSNQQLPVELEDGPFHIKATLNLHRLGGTAAGIRIGDSLLFGFDARNGSLFVEGRAVGRTKLLDAPNPLEANKAFAFNVRRDADNRTSFSLDGREVFTTDKLTGPVDHLTIRPLRNRMDVMALTVSGSLRHPSNEVIVDQSIIPLLNDGSDLALLDLNIRVKEATTLKSVRLSFAGTTDTKDIRKLTLFRNTSANQRRTDQPTTVSSDIQSTTTLAANLPLKQGSNHFWLAVQITPGADLMHQVTVTVESVALEDGRTMSPPSTSPSPMRLAYAIHKQGQHNCHTFRIPALTKANDGSLLAVYDMRYNSARDLQEHMDIGLSRSTDGGQTWAPPVPIMDMGEYGGKPQKENGCSDPGILVDTQTGEIIVTACWTHGKPNTHQWVGKGSEPGHEIGVSTQFMAVRSSDHGRTWSQPENWTQSIKDPAWYLFAPAPGNGITMSNGTLVIPTQGRDANGHPFSNITWSKDRGKTWHVSSPARTNTTECAVAQLSDGSLMLSMRDNRNRHLKDHTNGRAVATTRDLGETWQKHSADHGLLPEPVCMASLISTTLPDGRHVLLFSNPRDKHHRRNMTIQLSLDDGKSWPQQRHILLDEGRGYGYSSLVMIDAQTIGIVYESSVADMTFQKIPLADFAIPQPAQSAD